A window from Plasmodium chabaudi chabaudi strain AS genome assembly, chromosome: 11 encodes these proteins:
- a CDS encoding tryptophan-rich antigen, whose translation MEPISAVEGHNTLSASTMDGENARSKTLLNNDMNTSGPDIQKIPNVPNSTNTLLGSETVVETPSGTFNESLVNSDEIITNEILVENVGILNRMFRIYSKMSVIKFNGMVSKVVDVITPIIHYPIAHHAIAYSKVITEKLGKSHILLLKCKDELEKLQIIQRLRDHAMNMHMHMLDNHLQLAMLIFASLLISFLLTLMIKRIHDNIIFYITGGNTENKNTPEYDVNNIEGSEEGKEELWEDWKSELDEKFEEFNSKLEDDTKEMIELKSKEWNKWKENHENKWLHYNEHLERAYKKKILTESSDFDDEQWGEWVKTEAKKSMNLEFKSWLLKTKYNMDKWTMKQWGNWKNNTFDEWLSSDWKLRENKYWKYWKYINEGVIKLYTSKFENMKKWEDRLNREVSEWNEWTEIKNYFFMNKKTSEWEKFENDTTQNYEEWRDEFIDKLIEGKKWNVWKSEKKNYKSKKRKLKEKEKKEKEKKEKEQKENETKSGMNNPSYKKPNSPNTGSNIFNYVSNVLKQWNSPIPNSKPPYKIRNSMNNPNNYFPSSNRNQNNWDAYNNDHDLLNKTWKVWENTNEPPTSLNDNRNHLDSRNSDINTLNRWGWKRNNRNGVSSSSYGTRKRINPQNGDYNPMVGILKYMDTPSSNYNLSNANRNHWNTRYENSKYNSWNP comes from the exons ATGGAACCAATAAGTGCAGTTGAAGGCCATAATACTCTAAGTGCGAGTACTATGGATGGTGAAAATGCTCGTAGCAAaactttattaaataatgatatgaaTACAAGCGGTCCagatattcaaaaaattccCAATGTACCGAATAGCACTAATACATTACTTGGTTCTGAAACAGTAGTTGAAACACCATCTGGCACATTTAATGAATCATTAGTTAATTCTGATGAAATAATTACCAACGAAATCCTAGTGGAAAATGTTGGAATCTTAAACCGAATGTTTAGAATATATTCGAAAATGAgtgttataaaatttaatggtATGGTTTCTAAAGTTGTAGACGTTATTACACCTATAATACATTATCCGATAGCTCATCATGCCATAGCCTATAGTAAAGTAATAACTGAAAAATTAGGAAAAAGCCATATATTGCTTCTAAAATGCAAGGACGAATTAGAAAAGCTTCAAATCATACAAAGATTAAGAGACCATGCCatgaatatgcatatgcatatgctgGATAATCATTTACAATTAGCAATGCTAATATTTGCATCGTTACTCATTAGTTTTTTATTGAcattaatgataaaaaggATTCATGAT aatataatattttacataacAGGCGGTAATACAGAAAATAAGAATACGCCAGAATACgatgtaaataatatagaagGATCTGAAGAAGGTAAAGAGGAATTATGGGAAGATTGGAAATCCGAATTAGATGAGAAATTTGAAGAATTCAATTCTAAATTAGAAGATGATACAAAAGAAATGATTGAACTTAAAAGTAAAGAGTGGAATAAGTGGAAAGAAAatcatgaaaataaatggtTGCATTATAATGAACATTTAGAAAgagcatataaaaaaaaaattcttaCAGAATCATCAGACTTTGATGATGAACAATGGGGAGAATGGGTAAAAACAGAAGCTAAAAAATCCATGAATTTAGAATTCAAAAGTTGGTTATTAAAaactaaatataatatggaTAAATGGACTATGAAACAATGGGGTAATTGGAAGAACAATACATTCGATGAATGGCTATCATCTGATTGGAAACTTCGTGAAAACAAATATTGGAAATattggaaatatattaatgaagGGGTTATAAAACTATATACGtcaaaatttgaaaatatgaaaaaatgggAAGATAGATTAAATAGAGAAGTATCCGAATGGAATGAATGGacagaaattaaaaattatttttttatgaataagAAAACTAGCGAGTGggaaaaatttgaaaatgataCTACCCAAAATTATGAAGAATGGCGTGATGAATTTATAGACAAATTAATAGAAGGAAAGAAATGGAATGTTTGGAaatctgaaaaaaaaaattataagtccaaaaaaagaaaattaaaagaaaaggaaaaaaaagaaaaggagAAAAAAGAGAAGGAACAAAAAGAGAATGAAACAAAAAGCGGCATGAATAATccatcatataaaaaacctAATTCACCAAATACGGGaagcaatatttttaattatgtatCTAATGTTTTGAAACAATGGAATAGTCCAATTCCCAATTCTAAACCACCATATAAAATTAGGAATAGTATGAATAACCCTAATAACTATTTCCCTTCATCCAATAGAAATCAGAATAATTGGGATGCCTATAATAATGATcatgatttattaaataaaacttGGAAAGTTTGGGAAAACACAAATGAGCCTCCAACCTCACTAAATGATAATCGGAATCATCTGGATTCCCGAAATAGTGATATAAATACTTTAAATAGATGGGGTTGGAAAAGGAATAATCGAAATGGTGTTTCTAGTTCGTCATATGGAACTAGGAAACGCATTAATCCTCAAAATGGTGATTACAACCCAATGGTTGGTatattgaaatatatgGATACTCCAAGTAGCAATTATAACCTATCAAATGCAAATCGGAATCATTGGAACACCCGCTATGAAAATtctaaatataattcatgGAATCCGTAA